Proteins from a single region of Chryseobacterium sp. T16E-39:
- a CDS encoding DMT family transporter, which produces MGRSYIYLILAIVFEIIATTFLKKSEEFSRLIPSLVTIAGYSAAFYFLSLTLRHIPIGITYAIWSGVGIICISIIGIVAFKQVPDLPAIIGIALIVIGVIIINLFSKMGTH; this is translated from the coding sequence ATGGGACGCAGTTATATCTATCTTATTTTAGCCATTGTTTTTGAAATCATTGCTACAACATTTCTCAAGAAATCTGAAGAATTTTCGCGGTTAATCCCATCTTTAGTTACTATTGCAGGATATTCCGCAGCTTTTTATTTTCTCAGTCTCACCCTTCGCCATATTCCGATCGGAATTACTTATGCGATCTGGTCGGGTGTAGGCATTATATGCATTTCAATCATTGGAATTGTAGCATTCAAGCAGGTTCCTGATTTGCCAGCTATTATTGGTATTGCATTGATCGTGATAGGAGTAATTATCATTAATCTTTTTTCAAAGATGGGAACACATTAG